One genomic segment of Tripterygium wilfordii isolate XIE 37 chromosome 9, ASM1340144v1, whole genome shotgun sequence includes these proteins:
- the LOC120005743 gene encoding aspartate aminotransferase, cytoplasmic: MDSVFANVVQAPEDPILGVTVAYNKDTSPNKLNLGVGAYRTEEGKPLVLNVVRRAEQILVNDQARVKEYLPIVGLAEFNKLSAKLILGADSPAIAESRVTTVQGLSGTGSLRVGAEFLARHYHQRTIYIPLPTWGNHPKIFTIAGLSVKTYRYYDPATRGLDFQGLLEDLGAAPSGAIVLLHACAHNPTGVDPTLEQWEQIRQLMRSKALLPFFDSAYQGFASGSLDIDAQPVRLFVADGGECLVAQSYAKNMGLYGERVGALSIVCKKADVSSRVESQLKLVIRPMYSNPPLHGASIVATVLKDRDLYNEWTVELKAMADRIITMRQKLFDALTARGTPGDWSHIIKQIGMFTFTGLNSEQVAFMTKEYHIYMTSDGRISMAGLSSKTVPHLADAIHAAVTRLG; the protein is encoded by the exons ATGGATTCCGTGTTTGCTAACGTCGTTCAGGCACCCGAAGATCCCATTCTCGGG GTCACTGTTGCTTATAACAAGGATACTAGCCCCAATAAGTTAAATTTGGGAGTGGGAGCGTATCGAACTGAG GAAGGGAAGCCCCTTGTTCTGAATGTAGTTAGACGAGCTGAGCAGATCCTAGTCAATGACCA AGCGCGTGTTAAAGAGTATCTTCCTATTGTTGGGCTGGCAGAATTCAACAAATTAAGTGCAAAGCTGATTTTGGGTGCCGACAG CCCTGCAATAGCGGAGAGTAGAGTAACTACTGTGCAGGGTTTATCTGGTACTGGCTCTCTGAGGGTTGGAGCTGAGTTTCTGGCAAGGCACTACCACCAA CGTACAATATACATCCCACTGCCAACATGGGGAAATCATCCAAAAATCTTCACTATTGCGGGGTTGTCTGTGAAGACTTACCGATACTATGATCCAGCAACACGAGGGCTGGACTTCCAAG GCTTGCTAGAGGATCTTGGTGCTGCGCCCTCTGGAGCTATAGTGCTTCTTCATGCATGTGCTCATAACCCAACAGGTGTTGACCCAACCCTTGAGCAGTGGGAGCAGATTAGGCAGCTGATGAGGTCAAAAGCATTATTACCTTTCTTCGACAGTGCTTATCAG GGTTTTGCAAGTGGTAGCCTAGATATAGATGCACAGCCTGTGCGCTTGTTTGTTGCAGATGGTGGTGAATGCCTTGTAGCTCAGAGTTATGCGAAGAATATGGGACTCTATGGCGAGCGTGTTGGTGCCCTAAGCATT GTTTGCAAGAAAGCAGATGTGTCGAGCAGAGTTGAGAGCCAGCTGAAACTTGTGATCAGGCCCATGTATTCTAACCCACCCCTTCATGGTGCATCTATTGTGGCTACAGTTCTCAAGGATag GGATCTGTATAATGAGTGGACTGTTGAGCTGAAAGCAATGGCCGACCGGATCATCACCATGCGCCAAAAGTTATTTGATGCTTTAACTGCTAGAG GCACTCCAGGTGATTGGAGTCACATCATCAAGCAGATTGGAATGTTCACTTTCACAGGGTTGAACTCTGAACAAGTTGCCTTCATGACCAAAGAGTATCATATCTATATGACATCTGACGG AAGGATTAGCATGGCTGGTCTTAGTTCCAAGACGGTCCCTCATCTTGCGGATGCTATACATGCTGCAGTTACCCGTCTTGGCTAG